A DNA window from Mucilaginibacter xinganensis contains the following coding sequences:
- a CDS encoding right-handed parallel beta-helix repeat-containing protein, with protein MNLKKYAIASCAVLALYISSARKNFAQHKAAGRAYYINNAGSDNNPGTLTHPFQSIGKINGLHLAAGDIIYFKAGQIFKGTLLLTQNISGTKQQPVIITSIGKGRAIINAGDSSAISVYKTTNVKLQRLVLTGHGRKGGNIKHGLAIIASSNIRVDDLDISGFQKSGLLIYSSQNIITNKVFAHNNGAAGITVEGPYQKRESNNINILNCRAENNAGDPTNLTNHSGNGIVVGNCKNVLIDHCTATNNGWDMPRKGNGPVGIWAYEADSITIQHCLSYKNKTSEGGADGGGFDLDGGVTNSIVQYCLSYQNQGSGYCLFQYWGASPWHHNIFRYNISEDDGAVSDSQAGLYVWNSSGDEKQFYDCSVYGNIIYNTKVAAICFSDVSKSRGLRFYNNIFVGRDSLIKGWDKIGDVLYYYNNWWSIAKGFNIDGINSLSAWSVKTGKEQQDGKLTGLNIRPDFKKPGRATVTSASQLKSFINYQLPANSILRTTPVYTGSVGIKNISL; from the coding sequence ATGAACCTTAAAAAATACGCCATAGCAAGTTGCGCTGTTTTGGCTTTATATATAAGCAGCGCCCGCAAAAATTTTGCGCAGCATAAGGCCGCCGGCAGGGCGTACTACATAAATAATGCAGGTTCTGACAATAACCCGGGAACGCTAACTCATCCTTTTCAAAGTATCGGCAAAATAAACGGGCTCCACTTAGCTGCCGGCGATATCATTTATTTTAAAGCGGGCCAAATATTTAAAGGCACGCTGCTGCTAACCCAAAACATAAGCGGCACTAAGCAACAACCGGTTATAATAACTTCTATTGGCAAAGGCCGCGCCATAATTAATGCAGGCGACAGCTCAGCTATTAGTGTTTATAAAACTACAAACGTAAAGCTACAGCGCCTGGTGCTTACCGGCCACGGCCGTAAAGGCGGGAATATAAAGCACGGCCTCGCCATCATTGCCAGCAGTAACATCCGGGTAGATGACCTTGATATTTCAGGCTTTCAAAAATCAGGTTTGCTCATTTATTCCTCACAAAATATAATTACAAATAAAGTATTTGCGCATAACAATGGTGCTGCGGGCATAACGGTTGAAGGGCCTTATCAAAAGCGCGAAAGCAATAACATCAACATACTGAACTGCCGAGCCGAAAATAACGCGGGCGACCCAACCAACCTCACTAATCACAGCGGTAACGGCATAGTGGTGGGCAATTGTAAAAACGTACTGATCGATCACTGCACAGCAACAAACAATGGCTGGGACATGCCCCGTAAAGGTAACGGCCCGGTGGGTATCTGGGCCTATGAGGCTGACAGTATAACTATTCAGCATTGTTTATCCTACAAAAACAAAACGTCAGAAGGTGGTGCCGATGGTGGTGGATTTGACCTGGATGGCGGCGTTACAAATTCAATAGTTCAGTATTGTTTGTCGTATCAAAATCAGGGCAGCGGTTACTGCCTTTTTCAGTATTGGGGTGCAAGCCCATGGCACCATAATATTTTCAGGTATAACATCAGCGAGGATGATGGTGCCGTATCTGATTCACAGGCAGGTTTATATGTGTGGAACAGTTCGGGTGATGAAAAGCAATTTTACGACTGCAGCGTGTACGGGAATATTATTTATAACACAAAGGTGGCCGCTATCTGTTTTTCGGACGTAAGCAAAAGCCGCGGATTGCGTTTTTACAATAACATATTTGTAGGCCGGGACTCGCTCATAAAAGGCTGGGACAAAATTGGCGATGTGTTATACTATTATAACAATTGGTGGAGCATTGCCAAAGGCTTTAACATTGATGGCATAAACAGCCTTAGTGCCTGGTCTGTTAAAACGGGTAAAGAGCAGCAGGACGGGAAATTAACGGGCTTAAACATACGGCCCGACTTTAAAAAACCCGGCCGGGCAACTGTTACGTCGGCATCACAATTGAAAAGTTTTATAAATTATCAACTTCCTGCAAACTCCATTTTACGAACTACACCTGTATATACTGGTAGCGTCGGGATAAAGAATATCAGCCTGTAA
- a CDS encoding hybrid sensor histidine kinase/response regulator transcription factor → MKKVLLFILCIIYGFVACAQQSYSRKVLKYSFKNGLSYGFLTDIIQDDNGFMWFATEDGLNRFDGINFKVFKHNNSNPYGLPSNYIELIYKDASGDIWLSTRRGVYQFDANTERFSKFEAGANALINNVSCIASGGKNIVWFATYSDGLFSYNKLTQQLKKYKPKNRQEPSVNLMAGIYQDSKGLLWAGTEGDLAVYEVQNGVIKNDISGRIPLNLIPAGKINSIIEDRYANIWIATGKGLSVYERAQNKIHTFTGAQFQLRSNIFSSLLEDNNDLLIGLQDGGLYRLDLEKAIASHFNNVGIEAVKTDDNYNITERSVNKLYLDKDKNVWAGTYGDGIYLLGNVPEKFKKFQNKLPGQSSSGYLRYYGMCMDDEGYLWMGSDGDGIYKKKLNGEVVHHYYADGENAGLKNLAILTAYKAQNNDLWFGSYANGLFKYDKKNDRFINYVHNPRDPKSICGNDVRTIYEDPENNLWVGTNGGGISMLPKGKSTFVTYSLNNRTLPSSNIRALCGDKNGNIYIGTYGAGLLCYSSASHKFSTCFSSNQIDKILPSKVIYSLKYYGNKLLIGTESNGLIIYNTDNRETKTFTESNGLANSTINSIEQDAKGNIWVSTNKGLSKIENGLQSVLNYDVSNGLQSGHFSPGSSMYCAKQNFMCFGGTEGYNTFFPDEVKRSAFKPKVIITGLQLFNKDVEVGEKDHILSKVINRSDQIVLQPDQSVFSIQYAALNYPFAEKSEFAYQLKGLDKGWNYVQTQKSATYRYLEPGDYVFKVKASNQDGVWFNDYATINIRILPPWYKTWYAYLFCAIGVSALVYSYSRYKSNQSKLKYNIKLAQITAEKEKELNEKKLSFFTNISHEYRTPLTLIINPVKELLSGKGQTEENLNSLQVVYRNAKRLLSLTDQLLLFRKADSGEDQLKIVKLNIVALCRDVFLYFDHQARMKHIQLSFSSVNEEIEVYADREKMEIAFFNLISNALKFTPDNGKVSGCITENARSVTVTIEDSGFGINKEVGEKLFDRFFQIQNITQSNGGGFGIGLYLVKTFIDKHQGSISYESREAEGSAFNITLLKGKKHLVNCLVYEDTAEPSVFLDELMDDEPIINKAESLNQIPADAYNALVSSKKVLLVVEDNHQVRQYVTQIFKEEYEVFEADNIRDGYDMICKLMPNLVISDVMMNGLSGIDLCSQVKQDASLNHIPFILLTANTLPEIKLKGLECGADDYITKPFEKEVLVARVNGLIKSHENLHKYFYNAITLKSNNLKISAEYKEFLDKCMAIVERHLEDEQFSIKNLSDEIGMSHSNLYKKIKAISGGSANEFIRYIRLRKAAEMMLNTDCTVAEAAYKVGINDAKYFREQFSKLFGINPSEYIKKYREQFNQISKHFVTKPRR, encoded by the coding sequence ATGAAAAAAGTTTTACTTTTTATACTTTGCATAATATATGGTTTTGTTGCATGCGCACAGCAGTCATACAGCAGAAAAGTTTTAAAATATTCCTTTAAAAATGGCCTCTCCTACGGGTTTTTAACTGATATTATCCAGGACGATAACGGCTTTATGTGGTTTGCCACCGAAGACGGACTTAACAGGTTCGACGGGATAAATTTTAAAGTTTTTAAGCACAACAATTCCAACCCGTATGGCTTGCCCAGTAATTATATTGAGCTGATTTACAAAGACGCGTCGGGTGATATTTGGCTGTCAACCCGCCGTGGCGTTTACCAGTTTGATGCCAATACAGAACGGTTTTCCAAATTTGAGGCCGGTGCCAATGCTTTAATAAATAACGTAAGCTGCATTGCCTCAGGCGGTAAAAATATAGTGTGGTTTGCTACCTACAGCGACGGCTTATTCTCCTACAATAAATTAACACAACAGTTAAAAAAATACAAACCCAAAAACCGGCAAGAGCCTTCAGTAAACTTAATGGCCGGCATTTACCAGGATTCGAAAGGCCTGTTGTGGGCGGGCACCGAAGGTGATCTCGCTGTTTATGAAGTGCAAAACGGCGTAATAAAAAATGACATCAGCGGCCGAATTCCGCTAAACTTAATACCTGCAGGCAAGATAAATTCCATTATCGAAGATCGTTACGCAAACATCTGGATTGCCACCGGTAAGGGGCTTTCCGTGTATGAGCGGGCGCAAAATAAAATTCACACCTTCACCGGTGCACAATTTCAGCTGCGCAGCAATATATTTTCTTCTCTTTTGGAAGACAATAATGATTTATTGATCGGCTTACAGGATGGCGGCCTGTATAGGTTAGACCTGGAAAAAGCAATAGCTTCACATTTTAACAATGTGGGTATTGAAGCTGTAAAAACTGATGATAACTATAACATTACAGAGCGCAGTGTAAATAAGCTGTACCTGGATAAGGATAAAAATGTTTGGGCCGGTACCTATGGCGACGGGATCTATCTGCTGGGGAATGTTCCGGAAAAGTTCAAAAAATTTCAGAATAAATTACCCGGACAATCAAGCTCAGGATATTTAAGATACTACGGCATGTGCATGGATGATGAAGGCTACTTATGGATGGGTAGCGATGGCGACGGGATATATAAGAAAAAGCTGAACGGCGAAGTGGTACACCATTATTATGCCGATGGGGAAAATGCAGGGTTAAAAAACTTGGCCATCCTTACCGCATACAAGGCGCAAAATAATGATTTGTGGTTTGGGTCATACGCTAACGGATTGTTTAAGTACGATAAAAAGAACGACCGTTTTATTAATTATGTACATAACCCGCGTGATCCTAAAAGTATTTGCGGAAACGATGTTCGAACAATTTATGAAGACCCTGAAAATAATTTATGGGTTGGTACAAACGGCGGCGGCATAAGTATGCTGCCAAAAGGAAAAAGCACCTTTGTAACCTATTCGCTAAACAACCGCACGCTTCCTTCCAGCAATATCAGGGCGCTTTGCGGGGATAAAAATGGTAATATTTATATAGGCACTTACGGCGCCGGTTTATTATGCTACAGCAGCGCCAGCCATAAATTTTCTACCTGTTTTAGTAGTAACCAGATTGACAAAATTTTACCCAGTAAAGTAATTTATTCGCTTAAGTACTACGGCAATAAATTACTTATCGGTACCGAAAGCAACGGGCTAATTATTTATAATACCGATAACAGGGAGACCAAAACTTTTACTGAAAGCAACGGCCTGGCAAATAGTACTATAAATTCAATTGAACAGGACGCAAAAGGTAATATTTGGGTGAGTACAAATAAGGGCCTTTCAAAAATTGAAAACGGTTTGCAAAGTGTTTTAAATTACGATGTTTCAAACGGCTTGCAGAGCGGTCATTTCAGCCCGGGCTCGTCAATGTACTGCGCTAAGCAAAACTTTATGTGTTTTGGTGGAACCGAAGGCTACAATACTTTTTTTCCGGATGAGGTAAAACGGAGCGCGTTTAAGCCAAAAGTTATCATAACAGGCTTGCAGCTATTTAATAAAGATGTTGAGGTGGGCGAAAAAGATCACATTTTAAGTAAGGTGATCAACCGGTCAGACCAGATTGTGTTACAACCCGATCAGTCGGTGTTTTCTATTCAGTACGCGGCATTGAATTATCCTTTTGCTGAAAAAAGCGAGTTCGCTTACCAGCTTAAAGGGCTCGATAAAGGCTGGAACTATGTGCAAACACAAAAATCGGCCACCTATCGGTACCTGGAGCCCGGTGATTATGTGTTTAAAGTTAAAGCATCCAACCAGGATGGGGTTTGGTTTAACGATTATGCCACCATTAATATCCGCATTTTACCTCCATGGTATAAAACATGGTACGCCTATTTGTTTTGTGCAATAGGTGTTAGTGCACTGGTTTATTCCTATTCGCGTTACAAAAGCAACCAGTCGAAACTTAAGTATAATATTAAGCTGGCGCAGATAACCGCCGAAAAGGAAAAAGAGCTGAACGAGAAAAAACTGTCGTTTTTTACAAATATCTCTCATGAGTACCGTACGCCGCTCACCCTCATTATCAATCCTGTAAAAGAACTTTTATCCGGCAAGGGCCAAACGGAGGAAAATTTGAACAGCCTGCAAGTAGTTTACCGAAATGCGAAGCGCTTGTTAAGCCTCACCGACCAGTTATTGCTGTTTCGCAAAGCCGATAGCGGTGAAGATCAGTTAAAAATTGTGAAGCTTAACATTGTGGCCCTTTGCCGAGATGTTTTCTTATACTTTGATCATCAGGCCAGGATGAAGCATATCCAGCTTAGCTTTAGCAGTGTTAACGAAGAAATAGAAGTATATGCCGACCGGGAGAAAATGGAGATTGCTTTTTTTAACCTTATTTCAAACGCGCTGAAGTTTACGCCGGATAATGGTAAAGTAAGCGGTTGTATTACAGAAAATGCCCGCAGTGTTACTGTTACGATAGAGGATTCCGGCTTTGGTATCAATAAGGAAGTTGGTGAAAAGCTTTTCGACAGGTTCTTCCAGATCCAGAATATAACTCAATCAAACGGCGGTGGCTTCGGCATTGGGCTTTACCTGGTTAAAACCTTTATTGACAAGCACCAGGGTAGCATTAGTTATGAAAGCCGCGAAGCAGAGGGGAGCGCTTTTAACATTACCCTTTTAAAAGGTAAAAAGCACCTGGTTAATTGCCTGGTTTATGAAGACACCGCAGAACCATCAGTGTTTTTAGATGAGCTGATGGATGATGAACCCATCATTAACAAGGCAGAAAGCCTGAATCAAATCCCTGCCGATGCCTACAATGCGCTGGTTAGTTCAAAAAAAGTGTTGCTGGTTGTTGAGGATAACCACCAGGTACGGCAATATGTAACGCAGATATTTAAAGAGGAGTATGAGGTATTTGAGGCTGATAATATCCGCGACGGATATGATATGATCTGCAAGCTGATGCCAAATCTGGTTATTAGTGATGTAATGATGAATGGCTTAAGCGGGATTGACCTGTGCAGCCAGGTAAAACAGGACGCGTCATTAAATCATATTCCGTTTATTTTATTAACAGCCAACACGCTGCCCGAAATTAAACTGAAGGGGCTGGAATGCGGCGCTGACGATTATATAACCAAACCGTTTGAAAAGGAAGTGCTGGTAGCCAGGGTTAACGGATTGATAAAGAGTCATGAAAACCTCCATAAATATTTTTATAATGCAATAACGCTAAAATCAAACAACCTGAAGATTTCGGCGGAATACAAAGAGTTTCTGGACAAATGTATGGCGATTGTTGAGCGCCATTTGGAAGATGAGCAGTTTAGTATTAAAAACTTGTCTGATGAGATAGGAATGAGCCATTCCAATCTTTATAAAAAAATCAAGGCAATCTCCGGCGGATCGGCAAATGAGTTTATCAGGTACATAAGGCTTCGTAAGGCTGCCGAAATGATGTTGAATACTGATTGTACCGTAGCCGAGGCTGCCTACAAGGTAGGTATCAACGATGCCAAATATTTCCGCGAGCAATTCAGTAAACTGTTTGGCATTAATCCTTCGGAATACATAAAAAAATACCGGGAACAGTTTAACCAGATAAGTAAACACTTTGTTACAAAACCCCGCCGGTAA
- a CDS encoding SusC/RagA family TonB-linked outer membrane protein, whose protein sequence is MQHFLSKKVLSLSKISMIRLGHILMFLLLTGFANAKAGKSILLTTEGNTSGLNKMNAASITVKGKVVDKVTGETLIGVSVKVKNSTMGTVTDTNGSFTLSSVPDDGTLIVSYIGYETKEVPVEGKTAITISLQPSSKNLGEVVVVGYGVQKKATVTGSVVAVKGSELIKSPATNLSNSIAGRMAGVVATNAGGEPGYDGSTIRIRGTNTLGNNDPLVVIDGVPSPSGQNNIDRVNPADVESISILKDASAAIYGARAANGVILITTKHGKTGKPEISYTYNHGWAQPTSLPKMANSTEYATLNNEIDLYNLPSQYWSAASAAFKATGSFTRPDNGATSTASFQPSDFKKFADGSDPWGHPNTDWFKATLKTWSPQSRQNVQLSGGTENVKYLTSIGYENQDGDYKNSATGYKQYDIRMNLDAKINKYVTSTFSVSGRQENRAFPNGGGASDIFRMLMRGYPNKPAFWPNGLPGPDIENGQQPVIITTDQTGYSKDTRYYLQTNGKIEITVPGIEGLKFTGNVALDKYMQQTKSWQKPWYVYSWDNITYQADGKTPLLTKVARGPAQAKLGQGSDDEQSSMLEGIASYIHSFGSHNISVLAGITKEKSNASYFNASRQYYPSVAIDQLSAGGNAGILDGGGAWERARLNYFGRVNYNYKEKYLLEFLWRVDGSYMFPQTHRFGFFPGVSAGWVISEEKFFKGNVTFIQNLKLRGSWGQLGNDAIVYPGTNTPAEYQYLSLYNIGSYIIGGVPVQSLAENVAQNPNITWEVANNSDVALEGTTLNGHLDFVLEAFLNKRTNILWRPTASVPATAIPSNQLPPVNYGKVTNKGWEFSFTYHNSVGQVRYSIGANGGYTKNRIDKWDEAPGAPAWQLSTGHPIGASLYYIYTGIFATQAQIDANKVDYSGVGASVLRPGDMMYKDVNGDGKINGDDQVRNDKSAVPTFQGGLNFGVQYKNFDLTVLLQGATGAQLYFQTESGTIGNFTQYSYDHRWTVDNPSTVYPRTVDRNNQYFSNGNTYWLLNMNYIRLKNVELGYTLPSTIGKKIGMSNLRFYANGLNLATVAKQHIYDPESTSSDGHYYPQQRIVNLGASVKF, encoded by the coding sequence ATGCAACATTTTTTATCTAAAAAGGTGCTCAGCTTATCAAAAATCTCAATGATAAGGTTGGGTCATATCTTAATGTTCTTATTGCTTACCGGCTTTGCAAATGCAAAAGCAGGTAAAAGCATTTTGTTAACCACGGAGGGAAATACTTCGGGCCTTAACAAAATGAATGCAGCCTCAATAACCGTAAAAGGAAAGGTTGTTGATAAAGTAACAGGCGAAACCCTGATCGGGGTATCTGTTAAAGTTAAAAACTCAACAATGGGCACTGTAACCGATACGAACGGAAGTTTTACTCTTTCGTCGGTACCTGATGACGGCACCCTGATAGTTTCATATATTGGATATGAAACTAAAGAAGTTCCGGTAGAAGGGAAAACAGCTATAACCATAAGTTTACAGCCATCATCAAAAAATCTTGGCGAGGTTGTGGTTGTGGGCTACGGTGTACAAAAGAAAGCAACCGTTACCGGCTCTGTAGTGGCGGTTAAGGGTTCTGAATTGATAAAGTCGCCGGCAACTAACCTGTCCAATTCAATAGCCGGTCGTATGGCGGGTGTTGTGGCCACTAACGCAGGTGGTGAACCAGGTTATGACGGCTCAACCATCCGGATCCGTGGTACCAATACGTTGGGCAATAACGATCCGCTTGTGGTAATTGACGGGGTTCCGTCACCTTCCGGTCAAAACAATATCGACCGTGTAAACCCCGCCGATGTTGAAAGTATCTCCATCTTGAAAGATGCATCGGCAGCTATTTATGGCGCCAGGGCAGCTAATGGTGTAATCCTGATTACCACAAAGCACGGTAAAACAGGCAAACCTGAGATCTCTTATACTTATAACCACGGTTGGGCGCAGCCAACTTCTCTTCCTAAAATGGCTAATTCAACCGAGTACGCCACTTTGAATAATGAGATTGACTTATATAACCTGCCATCGCAATACTGGAGTGCTGCTTCTGCTGCGTTTAAAGCAACAGGAAGCTTTACCAGGCCTGATAATGGGGCTACTTCTACCGCTTCATTTCAGCCTTCCGACTTTAAGAAATTTGCTGATGGATCTGACCCATGGGGGCATCCTAACACCGATTGGTTTAAAGCCACTTTAAAAACATGGTCGCCCCAATCGCGTCAAAATGTGCAATTATCAGGAGGTACCGAAAATGTAAAATATTTAACCTCCATTGGCTATGAAAACCAGGATGGCGACTACAAAAATTCGGCTACCGGCTACAAGCAATATGATATTCGCATGAATCTTGATGCCAAAATTAATAAATATGTAACCAGTACGTTTAGCGTATCAGGCCGTCAGGAAAACCGCGCCTTCCCTAACGGCGGCGGTGCCAGTGATATCTTCAGGATGCTGATGCGAGGTTACCCGAACAAACCTGCCTTCTGGCCAAATGGATTGCCGGGACCCGATATTGAAAATGGCCAGCAACCGGTGATCATTACCACCGACCAAACCGGTTACAGCAAGGATACACGCTACTATCTTCAGACTAATGGAAAAATTGAGATCACCGTACCGGGTATAGAAGGATTGAAATTTACCGGCAATGTGGCCCTGGATAAATATATGCAGCAGACAAAGAGCTGGCAAAAGCCATGGTATGTGTACAGCTGGGACAATATAACTTACCAGGCCGATGGTAAAACCCCGCTGCTTACAAAAGTAGCCCGTGGCCCGGCCCAGGCAAAGCTTGGCCAGGGCTCTGATGATGAGCAAAGCAGTATGCTGGAAGGTATAGCCAGCTATATCCATAGTTTTGGTAGCCACAACATTTCAGTGCTTGCAGGTATAACCAAAGAGAAATCAAATGCCAGTTACTTTAACGCAAGCCGTCAATATTATCCTTCTGTAGCTATCGATCAACTATCGGCTGGCGGTAATGCAGGGATACTTGATGGTGGCGGCGCCTGGGAAAGGGCTCGCTTAAATTACTTCGGCAGGGTTAATTATAACTATAAAGAGAAATACCTGCTTGAGTTTTTATGGCGTGTTGACGGTTCTTATATGTTCCCGCAAACGCATCGTTTTGGTTTCTTCCCCGGTGTATCTGCCGGATGGGTAATTTCTGAAGAAAAGTTCTTCAAAGGCAACGTAACGTTTATTCAAAATTTAAAGCTGCGTGGTTCATGGGGACAATTGGGTAATGACGCCATTGTTTATCCAGGCACCAACACGCCGGCTGAATATCAATATCTTTCCTTATATAATATTGGTTCGTACATAATTGGCGGCGTGCCGGTTCAATCATTAGCCGAAAACGTAGCACAGAACCCGAACATTACCTGGGAAGTGGCCAATAATAGCGACGTAGCTTTAGAAGGAACAACGCTGAATGGACATTTAGATTTTGTGCTGGAAGCGTTTTTAAATAAACGTACCAATATATTATGGCGGCCCACCGCATCTGTTCCTGCCACTGCTATACCAAGTAACCAACTGCCACCTGTAAATTACGGAAAGGTAACCAATAAAGGATGGGAGTTTTCATTTACCTACCACAACAGTGTTGGCCAGGTACGCTATAGCATTGGCGCTAATGGCGGATACACCAAGAACAGGATTGATAAATGGGATGAAGCGCCTGGAGCGCCGGCATGGCAACTATCTACCGGGCACCCGATTGGAGCTAGTCTGTATTATATATACACAGGTATATTTGCTACCCAGGCCCAAATTGATGCCAATAAAGTTGACTACAGCGGCGTTGGCGCCAGTGTACTTCGCCCGGGCGACATGATGTATAAAGACGTAAACGGTGATGGTAAAATTAACGGCGATGACCAGGTTAGGAACGATAAAAGCGCCGTGCCCACTTTTCAGGGTGGTTTAAATTTTGGGGTGCAGTATAAAAACTTCGATTTAACTGTTTTGCTCCAGGGTGCAACGGGTGCGCAGCTTTATTTTCAAACAGAGTCGGGAACTATAGGTAACTTTACACAGTACAGTTACGATCACCGCTGGACTGTTGATAACCCAAGCACAGTTTACCCTCGTACTGTTGACCGGAATAATCAATATTTCTCAAATGGAAACACCTATTGGTTGCTTAATATGAATTATATAAGGCTTAAAAACGTTGAGTTGGGATACACCCTGCCATCTACAATTGGTAAAAAAATAGGGATGAGCAATTTACGCTTCTATGCAAACGGGCTTAACCTCGCTACAGTAGCAAAGCAGCATATATATGATCCCGAATCAACCAGTTCAGACGGGCACTACTATCCGCAACAAAGAATAGTTAATTTGGGAGCAAGTGTAAAATTTTAA
- a CDS encoding RagB/SusD family nutrient uptake outer membrane protein, protein MKTFIRNISIITIVSGALLTSCKKDFLNTTPLNQPTAALTWSDPNLSESYVTELYNGLASGVMAQENQDVRTDNALYNFGKQPIMEGNITPVNTGDIYDPYEWNHVYARIRSANIALEQLAKSPIDKTLVDRLTGEALFMRAYFYNNLLRYYGGVPLVKSSYTLNSTDLTIARSSYSDCVDFITGDLDKASALLKGKSLAQGRATSDACLALKARVLLYAASDLHDIPTAKGKSSLISQFAHPELLGYVDGDRTARWQKAQDAAKAALALPYGYKLTLSAPVSAADGFTNYQNSYLSRNGGEAESIFSHYLNADRYDDAQFYSRNNGTNGYHSWTSSEPTQDLVDDYEMMDGSKFDWKNSAEAAAPYQNRDPRFYASILYDGAPWKPRTPDGAGIDPYGEIQFGTYQIGSAGSPTPYFGLDTRNGPLENWNGTRTGYAIRKFMDPDPAIVDNNMPSIVPSPLLRYTEVVFNYVETCLALGQESEAKAWLNKIRFRSGMPAITDAGDALVQRYRNERNLELLFEEQRFYDTRRWMIAPQTLGNKVRIMKITGALKAGKTVNTYRYSTDNYSYSYIVQEIDPGVENRSWNDKVYFPPIARDEMNKNNKLVQNPGYTN, encoded by the coding sequence ATGAAAACATTTATAAGAAATATCTCAATAATAACAATTGTATCGGGAGCGCTGCTTACTTCATGTAAGAAGGATTTTCTGAATACAACGCCATTGAACCAGCCGACGGCAGCGCTTACCTGGTCAGATCCTAATCTTTCTGAGAGTTATGTAACCGAGCTGTACAACGGCTTGGCTTCCGGTGTGATGGCTCAGGAAAATCAGGATGTCCGGACGGATAATGCACTTTATAATTTTGGAAAACAGCCGATAATGGAGGGAAATATAACCCCGGTTAATACTGGCGATATTTATGACCCATACGAATGGAATCACGTTTACGCACGGATACGGTCTGCTAATATTGCTTTAGAGCAATTGGCTAAGAGTCCAATTGATAAAACATTGGTGGACAGACTAACGGGGGAAGCCTTGTTTATGCGTGCGTACTTTTACAATAACCTGTTGCGTTATTACGGTGGCGTTCCGCTCGTAAAATCGTCTTATACACTTAACTCAACTGATCTTACGATTGCAAGAAGCAGTTACTCAGATTGTGTTGATTTTATAACAGGCGACCTGGATAAAGCAAGCGCGCTGCTGAAAGGTAAATCGTTAGCACAAGGACGCGCTACAAGTGACGCCTGTTTGGCTCTAAAGGCCCGAGTGTTATTATATGCCGCCAGCGATTTGCACGACATTCCAACTGCAAAAGGTAAATCAAGTCTTATATCTCAATTTGCTCATCCGGAGTTGTTGGGTTATGTAGATGGTGACCGCACCGCCCGTTGGCAAAAGGCTCAGGATGCAGCAAAAGCAGCACTGGCTTTACCTTATGGTTATAAGCTTACCTTATCAGCTCCCGTATCTGCCGCGGATGGGTTTACAAACTATCAAAACTCTTATCTGTCAAGAAATGGTGGCGAAGCCGAATCTATATTCAGTCACTATTTGAATGCCGACAGATACGATGATGCGCAGTTCTATTCGCGCAACAATGGTACTAACGGGTACCACAGCTGGACATCGAGCGAACCCACCCAGGATTTGGTGGATGATTATGAGATGATGGACGGCAGCAAATTCGACTGGAAAAATTCGGCAGAAGCAGCAGCACCTTATCAAAACAGGGACCCACGCTTTTATGCCTCTATTCTGTATGACGGCGCCCCCTGGAAACCGCGTACACCTGATGGGGCCGGTATTGACCCTTACGGCGAGATTCAGTTTGGCACCTATCAAATTGGCAGTGCAGGCAGCCCGACGCCTTATTTTGGCCTGGACACCAGGAACGGACCGCTGGAAAACTGGAACGGAACCCGTACCGGTTATGCCATCAGGAAGTTTATGGACCCAGACCCGGCTATTGTTGACAATAATATGCCTTCAATAGTGCCATCGCCTTTGCTAAGGTACACCGAGGTTGTGTTTAATTATGTGGAAACATGCCTGGCCTTAGGTCAGGAAAGCGAGGCCAAGGCCTGGCTCAATAAGATCCGGTTCCGTTCGGGGATGCCCGCCATTACCGATGCCGGCGATGCTCTGGTACAACGTTACCGGAACGAACGTAATTTGGAATTATTGTTTGAAGAACAACGGTTTTATGACACCCGCCGCTGGATGATTGCGCCGCAAACACTTGGAAATAAAGTAAGAATAATGAAGATTACCGGTGCGTTAAAGGCTGGAAAAACAGTGAACACCTACAGGTATAGTACTGATAATTATAGCTATAGTTACATTGTTCAGGAAATTGATCCCGGAGTTGAAAACCGTTCATGGAACGACAAAGTTTACTTCCCGCCAATTGCCAGGGATGAGATGAATAAAAACAATAAGTTAGTTCAGAACCCGGGTTATACTAATTAA